The genomic window GATTGTGCTGGGCGGTGATGCGGGCCAGTCGGGCCTCGGCGTCGCGCTTGCGGGCCGTCTCGGCGTTGGCGCGGGCCTCGACGGCGGCCAGCATCCCCGCCAGCCGTTCGACCTCGCCGTCGGCAGCCTTGCGGGCGTCCTCAGCGGCCGCCAGGGCCTTGTCCAGTTCGGGGCCGCGTTCGGGGGCGGCGGCGATCTCGGCCTTCAGCCGGCTCAGTTCGTTCTCCAGCCGGTCCAGTTCGCGCTGGGCGTCGGCGGCCATGCCGTCTTCGCGCGCGGCGTCGGCTGCGATGCGTGCGGCCTCGGCCTTGAGGCGATCCACTTCCGCGCGGGCCGCCTGTTCGGCCATGTCCAGCCGATCGCGCTCCAGACTGGCGCGGTGCAGCAGGGCGGAGGCGACGGCGTCCTCTTCCCGCGCGGGCTTCAGAGCGTCCTGAGCGGACAGGGCGGCCGTCTGGGCGGCGGCGGCGGCGGTCGTGGTGTCGGCCACCGCCCGGTCGGCCTCGCGCAGTTCGGCGGCGGCGGCCTCTGCGGCCAGGCGCGCGTCGTTCCAACGCACATAGAGCAGGGCGGCCTGGAGGGCGCGGATCTCTGCTGAGATCTTCTTGTATTTCTCGGCTTGGCGGGCTTCACGCTTCAACCGGGTCAGCGCCGTCTCCAGCTCGCGGCCGATGTCGTCCAGCCGGTCCAGATTGGTCTCGGCGGCCTTGAGGCGCAGCTCGGCCTCGTGCCGACGGGTATGCAGACCGGCGACGCCGCCCGCCTCTTCCAGGATGCGACGGCGGTTCTGCGGCTTGGCGGCGATCAGTTCCGAGATCTGGCCCTGACGCACCAGTGCCGGCGAGTTGGCGCCGGTCGAGGCGTCGGCGAACAACAGCTGCACATCGCGTGCGCGCACCTCCTTGCCGTTGATGCGGTAGGTCGAGCCCTGGCCCCGGTCGATCCTGCGCGACACCTCCAGCACGGGGCTGTCTGTGAAGGGTTGGGGCGCGCGGCGTTGCGCGTTGTCGATGGTCAGGCTGACTTCGGCGTGGCTGCGCGGGGGACGGCCGGCCGCTCCGGCGAAGATGACGTCGTCCATGCCCTGGCCGCGCATGGCCTTGGCCGAGTTGGCGCCCATGACCCAGCGCAGACTTTCAAGGACATTGGACTTGCCGCAGCCGTTCGGGCCGACGACGCCGGTCAGGCCGGATTCGATATGCACCTCCGCCGGATCGACGAACGACTTGAAGCCGACGAGCCGGAGGCGCTGGAACTGCATCGTCCCGACGGACTACCGAAGCAGCGGATCGATGGCGGCCGACAGAGCCTCCAGCGAATGATCCATGACCATCGTCCCATTGACGAAGAAGGTGGGCGTTCCCGTGACGCCGGCCTTGTCGGCGCCTTCGATCTGCTGATCCAGGGCGGTGCGGCCCGCCGGGGTTTCCATGCAGGCTTGAATCTGGTCGCGGGTTTTTCCGCTGGCGGCGATGCCGGCCGCGAACCAGGGCTGGGGTCCGGTGACGCGCAGGCCTGCCTGATCACGCATGAAGACGGCCGCCACGTCGAAGTAGCGCTCGGGCGCCGCGCACATCGCCACGACCGCGGCGGCGGCGGCCAGATTGGCGGGCGGGGTCGGCAGGTTGCGGTGAACCAGCCGGACCTTGCCTGTGTCGATATATTTGGCCTTGAAGGCCGGCAGCACGGTGTTGTGGAAGTCCGCACAGTGCGAGCAGGTGAAGGACGCGTATTCGATCACCGTCACCGGCGCATTCGCCCGACCCAGGATATGATCCTGGGCCGTGACGGGCGGGGGCGCATCGGCGGCGAGCGCCGGCGTCGCCAAACCGCTGGTCAGGGCGGCGAGGGCGAAACCGGCGGCGATGAAGGCGCGTCGCATCATCTGATTTGGCCTCGGTTACTTGGCCAGGGCCGCGTCGATGGCGGTGGACAGGTCGGCCAGGCTGGCGCCTTCGCCGCCGGGCGAGATGACCTGCGTCTCATTGACGTAGAAGGCCGGTGTGCCGGTCACGCCCTGGGCGCGGGCGGCCTGCACGCGCTTCTCCATGGCGGCTACGGCGTCCTTGTCGGTGACGCAGTCGTTGAACTGCTGCTCGGACAGGCCGGCGGCCTGGGCGGTGCGCAGCAGCCAGTCGCGCGGCGAGGACGTCAGCATCTCCTGCTGTGTCGCCATCAGCTGGTGAACCACGTCGAAATACTTGTCCGGACCGGCGCAGCGCGCGACCAGGAAGCCGGCGGTGGCGGCGTCGACCGGCGGGGTCGGCAGTTCGCGGAAGACGTAGCGGACCTTGTTGGTGTCGACGTATTTCGCCTTGAACGCTGGCCAGGTGTTCTTCTGCCACAGGGCGCAGTGGGGGCAGGTGACCGAGGCGTATTCGACCACCGTGACCTTGGCGCCTTCGGGCGCGCCCAGACCCATGTCGCCTTCGGCCGCACCCTTGGCGCCGCCGCCGCAGGCCGCCAAAGCCATGGTCGCCAGTGCGGCGCCGGTGATGGCCGCACGACGGCTCATGCGGGCGAAGCGGGATTCAGTGTCGGCCATGAAGGTTCCTCGGATCGGATCGTTGGCGATGATCACGCGATTCCCCGGGAATGGCGCAACCCTGAACTAGTCTGGAACAGGTGCGGCGAAGTTTTGTCAACAGCGCCTTATCCGCGCGCCCAGGCCCGATCGATGGCCGGTGCGGGGATGAAACTTTGCGGCCTGTCCTGACGCGGCGGCGGATCGCTTAGACCCTGCTGAATGAAGCGCATCGCCGACAGCAGGCCGGAACGCGAGAAGGGCTTGGGGATCACGCCGTGGGCGCCCAAGAAGTCCTCGGGAATCATCTTCGGGTTGGCGGTCAGGAACACGACGGCCGTGGACGGCCAGCGGTCCTTGATCAGGCGAGACACGTCCAGACCGCTGGAGTTTTCCGCCAACTGGATATCGACGAAGGCGATGTCGGGCGGGGCATCGAGCGACAGAGCCTCGACCTCGCTCAAGGACATGGCCTCGGCGACCAGTCGGTGGCCTTCGTCCTCGAGCATGGCCTCGAGGTCCATCACGAGCAGGGCCTCGTCCTCGACGACCAGGATGTCGAAGTGAGGCCCGGCGGCGCGCACCTAGCCGCTCACGGGGAAGTCGACGACCGCGCGCGTTCCGGGTTCGGCCGGGAGCCACAGCGTCTTGCCGCCGATCTGTTTGGAGAGACGACCGATCAAAGTCTTGCCCAATCCCTGATGCGCGGCGCCGGGTATGCCGGGGCCGTCGTCCTGAACAACAACCTGGCCGCCTTGTTCCGTCTTCCTGGCCGAGACGATCAATCGGCCGCCCCGATCGTCGGCGAAGCCGTGCTTGATCGCATTG from Brevundimonas fontaquae includes these protein-coding regions:
- a CDS encoding thioredoxin domain-containing protein, which encodes MMRRAFIAAGFALAALTSGLATPALAADAPPPVTAQDHILGRANAPVTVIEYASFTCSHCADFHNTVLPAFKAKYIDTGKVRLVHRNLPTPPANLAAAAAVVAMCAAPERYFDVAAVFMRDQAGLRVTGPQPWFAAGIAASGKTRDQIQACMETPAGRTALDQQIEGADKAGVTGTPTFFVNGTMVMDHSLEALSAAIDPLLR
- a CDS encoding DsbA family protein; its protein translation is MADTESRFARMSRRAAITGAALATMALAACGGGAKGAAEGDMGLGAPEGAKVTVVEYASVTCPHCALWQKNTWPAFKAKYVDTNKVRYVFRELPTPPVDAATAGFLVARCAGPDKYFDVVHQLMATQQEMLTSSPRDWLLRTAQAAGLSEQQFNDCVTDKDAVAAMEKRVQAARAQGVTGTPAFYVNETQVISPGGEGASLADLSTAIDAALAK
- a CDS encoding response regulator; protein product: MRAAGPHFDILVVEDEALLVMDLEAMLEDEGHRLVAEAMSLSEVEALSLDAPPDIAFVDIQLAENSSGLDVSRLIKDRWPSTAVVFLTANPKMIPEDFLGAHGVIPKPFSRSGLLSAMRFIQQGLSDPPPRQDRPQSFIPAPAIDRAWARG